The region AAGTACTTTAAACTCTGGTGCGGAATCAAGTACTCATGTCAACAAGAGATTATCAAGAATCTTCACTGGGTCCATTAATGCAAACCCAGATTTCAACAGCCCAGACGAGGATTTGGATCTTTTGGATAACGATGCTaaacaaaaagaagaaatcgATTATTCAGATATCCCATTGATGGGTGGTGGTAGACCTTACCCTCCATTGATTGAAGGCTTGGAAGCCTATGAAGTCACATTTGATGGACCAGATGACCCAATGCATCCCTTCAACTGGCCTCTTTGGAAAAGATCTGTCTTGTCCCTCTTGTTATGTTTGGATTGTTTGAACGTTAGTGTTGGTTCTTCCATTTTCAGTTCAGGTATGCCTCAATTGGAAGAGAAATATCATATCATCGAAGTCGTTGCCATCTTGGGTGTTACATTATATGTCTTGGGGTTCGCCTTCTCTCCTGTCATTTATGCCCCCTTGAGTGAACTATACGGTCGAAGAGGTGTCATCGTCATTTCAGCCTTTGGGTTTTCATTATTCCAATTTGCTGTCGCCACGGctgaaaatattcaaacCATTATGATTTGTAGATTCTTTGCAGGTTTCTTGGGTGCAGCTCCCTTCCCAGTCGTCCCTGCAGCTTTTGCTGATATGTTCGATACTAATTTAAGAGGTAAAGCCATTTGTTTATTCTCCATGGGTGTCTTCTTAGGTCCTGTCATTGCTCCAGTCATGGGTTCTTATATGGCTAAATACACCACATGGAGATGGTTAAACTATTTGGTCGCTTGTACAGGTGCCTTTTTATtcgtattattattcttatttttcgATGAAACTAATCATCCAACAATCCTGGTCAATAAAGCCAAGGAAATTAGGAAAAagactaataataaaatgatCCGTGCTGCTCATGAAGATGTGGAATTATCCATTAAATTGATTATCAGAGATACCGTCTCAAGACCTATCGTTATGTTATTCACGGAaccaattttattattcatcaCCATTTATAACTCTTTTGTCTACGGTATCTTATATCTGATGTTGGAAGCTTATCCTATTGTCTTTGTCGAAGGTTACGGTTACAAGACAAACGGTATCTTACCTTATTGTTCTTTAATTGTCGGTATGGTTTTATGTTCTACTTTCATTTGGTATATGGAAAAGGATTATTTGCGAAGAGTCGAAAGGAAGGGAAAATTGGTCCCAGAGGCTCGATTGTATCCGATGATCCCGTCAGGTGTGTTATTCTCAGCAGGTATTCTGTGGTTCTGTTGGACTGGTGCTTGGCAACGTAGAATCCATTGGGTGGTTCCAACGATTGCAGGTTCTTTGATTGGGTTCGGTTTGATCGGTATTTTCTTACCATGTTTGAATTACATTATCGAATCGTACTTGTTATTAACAGCTTCTGCCGTCGCTGCAAACACTTTTATGAGATCCGCTTTCGCAGGTGTTTTCCCATTGTTTGCGGGTTATATGTTCCATAGAATGCATATTGAGTGGGCTGGTATGTTATTGGGTTTATTGGCTGCAGGTATGATTCCTGTGCCTTTGATTTTCTTGAAATACGGTCCTGGGTTAAGAAGAAGATCAAAGTGGGCTTACAGTGAGTAGTCAACTTTTCCCCGCCACATTTTCCTTCCCCTACTACtccattaattttaattatattcttACCAAGCATTATATTCACCGAGTTGCCTCTCCAACTCTTGTTTTacatactttttttttcttttacaCATCTTTCTAAcacaaagaaaataaataaaaaaaaaaataaaacctaaaaaaagaatacaTTCAACCAAGGCAAGCTGCTTAGGTTCAGGGACAATCCCATTAtggaatataaattttacaatacaagatacaaaaattttttgctCCTCCACTTCCTCTTTTCCCTAATCTCTCTCCCTTCATACAATTCctctttttcattttcttattttttttcacatttCTTAATCCCACAATTACCTCAttccaattctttaaaacactatatttattgtttactattactattattattctgctactgtttttttctcttttgaCTACCTCTACTTGTATGGTTCCTCCAACTATTATTCGTcgttgttgttttttcttctccttcctctatttatatttctttctcACATATCATTATACTAAGCTCATCCAGATGATAACACCGTCAAGCCACTAACTCACCAAGAGTTTAAATAccaaattatatatatagttcCTTTTTACCCTTTCACCTTATAGTTAGCATAACATcttattattgttaattttcctgttttttttctgtctTTCTCTATATAGCATCTACTTCGGACATTCATTATCCGTTATCATTTCCTTATTTGGAAACGCTTTCCGATAGTTCGAATCccagaaaaattaatctcagatttctaaaaaaagaaattaagaaaataaaaaaaataaaaaactaTTTTACCCGGTTCAAATCCCAGGCGCTGTCCATTTCGCAATTTTCTCTAAACTCTCAAGGTTATTTGTAACgttcttcaatttcattgGCTCCCGGATAAATACCCGACCCGGAGAAGTCAGACATGTATCACTCACTCTTTTCCAAAATCAATAAGAGTAATTACGCTCTTGGATTATCGTTTATAAAAAGGATGCCTATAAGATGGCTTCACgttatttttaatcttgTTTAGCTAACCACATTTTTGGTTTGctaatttttgatttgttGGTTGTTTCGTTTGTTGGATCTATTTACAATAAATTATCCTACAACTTTCTCAACCATTCATTGTGTCTAAGTCACATTTATAAACTTCTATTTTGctttcatttaatataacatattgatttaatagGAGAAACTCCTTCGTCCGtcgtatatttttttaacccATATTTtcgtttaattttttttttttactatttgTATCCACATCATTGGCATATTTCCctaattttgatttgatatttatacTTATAATATAAGCCAATTATAAACTaactttgttttttttttttgaagacTAAAAgaaatccaaaaaaaaaataaatattcagaCTTTACATATCTTGCCCTAcaatttcatttgatgGTATCACtaagatatttaaaatcCCAGCAAgttcaatatcatcaatatttgaaaaatatactcATACTTAACTAGCAAACAATAACAACCcttctattatttattcataaCCAAATCTTAAAGGTAATTCTCTTTCCCCCCAAATTTACTTTACTATTTATTATCACATATTATTTtagtttataattttttttctccaTTTTGACATTCCATTCAATTGTTCTTCCAATCTCATACgattaatatattacttTAACGCCCTTATTAATTTAGCCTacttataaaaatatcttctttgaccaaaattaaaaaataaaaatgatatcaTATGTGTTGCAAAAGGATACTTCCTCTACATTATATCAGAATTTGTTACGAGTAAATTCCATCAATCAATCAAGTACTCAGAAACATAGTCAGTTGGTAGTAGGTTTGATttataatcaaaattatttttgtaatagcaataataataatagacGGTTTCTACAGActcaaataaatacatcaactaatataaatttagGTTCCACCGCTACAAATGCTAAGAAGAATACGCATCAATGGAATTTTTTCGCAAACGGTACAACTACAAATGTAAGAGACGTAAGACCAATGTCTATAGAAGATATTAGATTTAGTAACACCAGCAATAGCAATTCaccaatatttaaaactcAAGAAAAAGTTGGTGGAGGATCTTTAAAATGGTCGAGTTATAAAATGCCATCAAAGGATATCTTAAAAgatcatttgaaaaattacaaattacaagaaataaGACTTCGAACTACTAAAGAAAAGGAAGTTCAAACTTCAACACCAATACTCGCCACATCTGCACCGTTCGATTCAAGCAACGTAACTAATGAATCTGCGTCTACTATAAATGTAACTACCAATGCAAACACAACTACAAGTccaacaaagaaaaaaaggaataGAACTTTAAAGCCTCGTAAAgctttaatatcattaagtCCAAAGGCAATCTCTCATCTAAAGACTCTACTGGATCAACCAACTCCAAAACTCATAAGAATAGGAACAAGAAATAGAGGTTGTTCAGGTTTGACGtatgatttgaaatatattgataaacCTGATAAATTCGATGAAGTCATTGAACAAAATGGTATTAAAATTGTGATAGATTCAAAAGCTTTATTCAGTGTAGTGGGTAGTGAAATGGATTGGATCGATGATAAATTGCAATCAAGATTTGTATTCAAAAATCCAAATTCAAAGGGAACTTGTGGCTGTGGTGAAAGTTTCatgatataatatttattaatttctactttatttattattaatccaatttattttatttaggattattttttattttattttattccaatttatttatttatactatatatttatttattcatttgcctatttattcaatttcttatttatcatcatttcaaacaattaggacatttttttattaccaaTGGTGGTATtccattaaatatttatgcatatttttcattaatttcttgatATCATGTCGAGACACATTTTCTCTTAGAATAACAACTTCCATTGGAGTACGAccattgaaatatttcagtaacttattgaaaatcatttgaatgTCAGAGGGTTGATCTTGTATACATTTATATATCCATCTTTTTTCAAGAGCACTAGCTCTTTCAGGTTCTAATATAATCGTATAATCTTTTTCCATCTTAGGATCACCgtaatcaaaattattcatatcCTCTTCGAATTCAAGATTCTGTAATTTACTACTTGCATCGGCATAAGCAAGTTCTTTATCTATATCATTGTATGGCAAATTTAatcttaaatttatatgattattattattatcattatcattactattattgttaGTAAATGTGGAGCGTTCAATTCTTATATCATCGTTATCATCTATCAtattatcttcttcattattactattatccTTATTATTACTAGTTGTTTTACTAATGTTCCCATGATTCTTATTAATTCCTCTGTTATTAATAACAGCATCTTTTAAAGAACTATTGATATTGTCATCATTTTTGTTAGGAATATTAGTTGTTGTATTTGTAGATGTTACATGATTTGCTATTCCTCCAGTAGATACATTGTTAACATTCTTATTACTATTCTTAAACCCTTCTCtttctaaatcttcttcaacTTGCATTTTTACTTGTTTATCAACTCTGATACAAATGAATGTTAATTGTTGATAGACAAATCCATTTCTCAACAACCACGATAATGCTTTCAGATATATTGGTTTATGGTCTTTAGATGGGATGATAATACCATATGGTTTAGGTTTACCATTAGAtaatagatttaaaaaaagaggCAAAATTGGTAAAGATGGGAAAGTCTCTTTGAACATATCTTGATATTGGTATATTAAtggttttttattttcaactTTGCTATCGGTGcttttatttgaatgatatctatcattattattattattttcattattatctttattattataatcattGTAACTTTTCAAGCAATTCTTATttgtaattaataaatctttattacTACCCTGTATTGGAGAAAGTGGTGATATTATATAAGTATTGCGAGAACTGATGGGGATTATAACACGAACATACCTCcaatataataaatgtAATGTAcatgattttaataaattaattttaatactttCTCCATTTTCAAGTTCTTTCATTCCAAATTCATTGGAATTAAATCGAAATACatcatcaattaaatattgatatgaTCTCAATGGTAAGGTTGGTTGAATATGTCTTACAATATGGATTAATAACACACTAGTTAAATCATCTTGATTACTAGATGTTTCTAGTTTCTTAATGATATTACTGGGCTCATCAAGTGGTAACAATGCATAATCTAATAAGTTATTATCGTCATCAAAAAAAGTGTCATATTCATTCTCATTCgcattatttgaattggagGTTGGATAATTAATTTGGTTCGTAGTAGCGTTCAATTGATCCAGTGATGAAGATCTTGCTAAAAACTTGGAATTTAAAATGGAGGTTAAAAACGTTCCCTTCAATACCGGATCTAACTTAAATCTTggtaaaaatttcaattcataATGTATTGGAATTTGTAAcgaaataaatttttcatcattcaTTTGTAAACTTGCGATTTCATTCTTTTGTAAACTATCGACACATACTGTCAATGCCCTTGCTAATGAAGATTTTGTTAAGAGTTTtttataaagatattttgttttatttcttGGACCTTTTAGCATTCTATATGTACGAGAGGTCTTCATTATTGATTCCTTTTCCTTTAACATAATATCACATTCTCTTGATACATAAGATG is a window of Henningerozyma blattae CBS 6284 chromosome 5, complete genome DNA encoding:
- the TBLA0E01510 gene encoding MFS transporter (similar to Saccharomyces cerevisiae TPO1 (YLL028W); ancestral locus Anc_4.30), whose translation is MTPPHSSTIPEEDENDENIPNKELQDDSSSTDSGNESTLSDHHFTQNTNGDLSTPEKFHKTRSNGSSNSSSRDDNDTIEENADLGDAPIDRRLSTSNSIPDSSLSASHSIASVPVPFTPGAGDLESFQTPFYRTSTLNSGAESSTHVNKRLSRIFTGSINANPDFNSPDEDLDLLDNDAKQKEEIDYSDIPLMGGGRPYPPLIEGLEAYEVTFDGPDDPMHPFNWPLWKRSVLSLLLCLDCLNVSVGSSIFSSGMPQLEEKYHIIEVVAILGVTLYVLGFAFSPVIYAPLSELYGRRGVIVISAFGFSLFQFAVATAENIQTIMICRFFAGFLGAAPFPVVPAAFADMFDTNLRGKAICLFSMGVFLGPVIAPVMGSYMAKYTTWRWLNYLVACTGAFLFVLLFLFFDETNHPTILVNKAKEIRKKTNNKMIRAAHEDVELSIKLIIRDTVSRPIVMLFTEPILLFITIYNSFVYGILYLMLEAYPIVFVEGYGYKTNGILPYCSLIVGMVLCSTFIWYMEKDYLRRVERKGKLVPEARLYPMIPSGVLFSAGILWFCWTGAWQRRIHWVVPTIAGSLIGFGLIGIFLPCLNYIIESYLLLTASAVAANTFMRSAFAGVFPLFAGYMFHRMHIEWAGMLLGLLAAGMIPVPLIFLKYGPGLRRRSKWAYSE
- the ISA1 gene encoding Fe-binding Fe/S cluster assembly protein ISA1 (similar to Saccharomyces cerevisiae ISA1 (YLL027W); ancestral locus Anc_4.31) — protein: MISYVLQKDTSSTLYQNLLRVNSINQSSTQKHSQLVVGLIYNQNYFCNSNNNNRRFLQTQINTSTNINLGSTATNAKKNTHQWNFFANGTTTNVRDVRPMSIEDIRFSNTSNSNSPIFKTQEKVGGGSLKWSSYKMPSKDILKDHLKNYKLQEIRLRTTKEKEVQTSTPILATSAPFDSSNVTNESASTINVTTNANTTTSPTKKKRNRTLKPRKALISLSPKAISHLKTLLDQPTPKLIRIGTRNRGCSGLTYDLKYIDKPDKFDEVIEQNGIKIVIDSKALFSVVGSEMDWIDDKLQSRFVFKNPNSKGTCGCGESFMI
- the NPR3 gene encoding Npr3p (similar to Saccharomyces cerevisiae RMD11 (YHL023C); ancestral locus Anc_4.34), translated to MQQCIPNSRLLGIQLTISTHSGPQIVYNYPPAISDYKSIITNNIPTDIKKFHSNIRNSTSNQPSPIDPFLKNSKNHRHIFTPQDELNMNSFNMSTSSITRDVFSVNVRSARESDTDQDSMADISDSELTTDYCGTDSTLSESSSSDTDSVSVISVKSNSNLNNNNTNLEKNDKNIQKTISNLINNRYNQNTNNTYSQQEQDDEYADDEGDDEISANLKNIKLNSNELTDLKKSHSNQLNTNDFKSDTSGSTILKTKTPTSNTTIAATKLLDIINQENSNRKISLSSKLLLSTDDDIDRVDSGEYVSDQELATFWEKEDFKFIERYFEEDVFQDLSKIFDFDSEFVAEFCSPEREMCNTKFEFTIDKFCFLGLPIHVDEEGNWKKSKKKKHSSRSKRSSSIGTKCSVNNHSTTANTNTDITRRRENSDLTPFISDTTEKDLVTKLNDTISVESYDESGKDDLQNNMTMFHVVFIMDPSLIEYNQRVNDMFRNVAARLSLFLRSAQAKTSYVSRECDIMLKEKESIMKTSRTYRMLKGPRNKTKYLYKKLLTKSSLARALTVCVDSLQKNEIASLQMNDEKFISLQIPIHYELKFLPRFKLDPVLKGTFLTSILNSKFLARSSSLDQLNATTNQINYPTSNSNNANENEYDTFFDDDNNLLDYALLPLDEPSNIIKKLETSSNQDDLTSVLLIHIVRHIQPTLPLRSYQYLIDDVFRFNSNEFGMKELENGESIKINLLKSCTLHLLYWRYVRVIIPISSRNTYIISPLSPIQGSNKDLLITNKNCLKSYNDYNNKDNNENNNNNDRYHSNKSTDSKVENKKPLIYQYQDMFKETFPSLPILPLFLNLLSNGKPKPYGIIIPSKDHKPIYLKALSWLLRNGFVYQQLTFICIRVDKQVKMQVEEDLEREGFKNSNKNVNNVSTGGIANHVTSTNTTTNIPNKNDDNINSSLKDAVINNRGINKNHGNISKTTSNNKDNSNNEEDNMIDDNDDIRIERSTFTNNNSNDNDNNNNHINLRLNLPYNDIDKELAYADASSKLQNLEFEEDMNNFDYGDPKMEKDYTIILEPERASALEKRWIYKCIQDQPSDIQMIFNKLLKYFNGRTPMEVVILRENVSRHDIKKLMKNMHKYLMEYHHW